From the genome of Salvia splendens isolate huo1 chromosome 7, SspV2, whole genome shotgun sequence:
gccatattttgaaccacgggccggttccggttccaaattttacgaaccgaaaccgtgccggaaccgtgaaaaaccgttGGAAAACCATGAAATCTAGCCGGAACCACGAAAAACCACTGGAAACCGACTgttcggaaccgtgaaaaactgTAAAAAATTGCCGGAAAAccgacggttccgaaccgaaaccgtaaccgtcggttttggaaccggaaccggaactgtGAAACACCCTCACGGTTCAGTTCCGGTTCGACAATTtccgaaaccggaaccggcggttccggaaccgtgggcatctctagaTTAGACAGTAGGGTTTGAGCCACGAAGAGAGTACTAGCATGAGCTATGGGTTGTTAGAAGTAAGatcttgatcaagccatcgatgCATGAGAAGGAGATtagcttgatcaagtcatcgaTCAAGTCATCGATGCATGAGAAGAAGATTGGCTGGATCAACCAAGAAggagatggcttgatcaagccatcgatcAAGCGTGTTGATCACGCCATCGAATCATGGTCCTAatggccaagttgatcaagttgtgGACCAAGGTGTCAAGCCACTGGACCTCACTATACGTTGCATCGATGCGAATGTGACAAAGAAGATTAAAGCACGTGCTGTGCAAGGAGAGCCACGAGCTGAAGCCAAGGACAAGCCAAGCAAGACAGCTAAGATGGAGGACCACACTTGTACATGGAGAGACGTGTTGATACGTGGATTAAAGAAGAAGGAATCGTTGCAGAGTTAGTTTTGATTAACATAGTTAGTTTTGATTAACGTTGTTAAAGTATGATTTGCCTTGTACTATGGAGATTAAGAAGAGATTCTAGATCATTCCAATATGCAGTATATGTTATGTCCATTTACATTTTTCTTAGGTTTAGATTAAGAAGAGATTCTAGATCATTCCAATATGCAGTATATGTTATGTCCATTTACATTTTTCTTTGGTTATGCTTAGTTCTTTACATGGGCTATATGCAtttaccaaaataaataatggaaaTGACATTGGCCCATTCACTAATAATTCTAAACCGGTAATATGAGTTCGAAAAacgaaaaataaaacattttacGGCAGGAttatgtttctttatttcatctctctaGCTGTGAATCTGTGATATGGCGTATTTCTATTTCTTATGTTCAAAAATTGATAGTCTATTATTCATGCAATaatttaacttttaaataaGAGTATTTGATTAAAAGTTTGAAGTTGTAATTCATTTAAAGAGTGACGGGAGCTGCAAGTTCTCGTCTTTAAAAAGAAGATTTGCAATAAGATATCTAGAAGCATCATTGGGAATTGGATTTCTTCAATACATCCCCAGCAAAATACGTACTGTAAATTACTGATTAATGAAAATTTATCTGTAATAATATAGTAATACTGTAAAATGGAAATCTATTTGTTATGTGATgcttatgaaataaaaaataacggcgaaaaaaataagaaattgtCTCTTTAATTAATTAGGAAATCGATGGAATGTCTTCGCGCATAAAATTTTACATTTCCTCTATTTATCTCTACCGAAATAATGTTTGACGATTTTGACTTTATAAAACAAttgcttttttttcttattattgatttatttctcttataaaatatatgaactgactaaattattttattaaataattaaaaacctACACGTATAGACTAtattaaaaaagagaaaaaaataagaaaaacattttattaaataattaaaaatgtagTAAAAGACATGAGAGACTCCATCTTttccaattattattatttttatttttaactataAGGTATGATTGCTCAATTCAAtaattcatgaaaaaataaattaaacaattgATCGGCGAAAAACATTCGGTTCTCATgttaataaattatataattaatgttttatatattttgtgaggaaaatgataagaaaaaaagagaaaaatgcaAAATTATCTTATTTGAAAAAATTCGGGTACCTCGAtctaatattttgaaaaatgtcaACGAATTTAAtctaatattttgaaatttcttgAAATTGAGAAGTGGGTTGGTAGGGCATGAAATAATCAATAATGCTCCTCAAATTGGGAACGTGTAAGCCTAAAGTCTACATGTCAGCCTACGATGTGAAATACTCTATCTCTCCCAACTCCCAACTAATTtcaatcgtttctttttttatttacttaaaaacaaaatattcaatcactcttacttaaTTTATTCTATATATaacatactttactctctctttatctttcatactttattcatctTTTTTATCTTTCAATATAATTTCTCAATCTACGTGCTTATAAGTTTTGACTCAATTAGTTGAGACGTAGGGAGTTCTCACAACCataatttcaaaaataatttcctccaatataattaaattaggagTTGGTACGGGAAAAAGAATTTGAATTCGTTATTTCATTTATGCCCTCATTATTTAGAATATTAGggcaaaatatatatgaatctGACACCTGGATGAGTTTACCTAGCCAATGATTCATCAGTTGATAGGTTAGTGGTGAACACATGTTATTTTCACTTGTGTATTACAATTGTGACAGTACGATAATCTGTCAATAATTCTAATGTAATTTTGATGTTATCTAGAATTTACGTTAGGTTAAGTTGAATGAGCTAGATATGATACGTCATGAGTTTGGCCAACATATGAATAATAGAATAACAATTATCAACCAACAAGGTGAGAGTGAGCCAGGTACGAATACATTATAAAAAGATGGTAAAATATAATGATGATATTAAGAAAAagtattgaaatggaaaaggGTGGAGGGGGTCACAACTGACACGTGTAGTTGAAGCACATGAAGTCCCTCGAAGGTCTCGTGCTACACACCTCTTTGAAATTTTGGACGTGGTGCATTACCTCACGTGGGATTTGAGGTTTAAGCATGTGACGAAGACTATTTTCTTACATATGGTCACGTGTCCGTGTCCGTGCCGACATGGATTCAGATACTCccccgtcccgcactacttgcacttatttcctttctgggcgtcccaagttatttgcactctttccatttttagtaacaatttatacctacagccgtaattgttgactttgtctatcactcattccttaatctccgtgcccaaaaggaaatgtgcgagtagtgcgggacggagggagtactatatatgcCGGTTATTACCGTTGGGTCCGACTCTCTTTATGTCCCTTCTCCCAATTAAATGCTGGAATTACACTTTTCTCATTATCCAAATCAAAGAAACTTCAACTGCAGCTTGgatattttgcttcactctgcAGTGAAACTCTATTAGCTATAGAGCTAGGGATTGATCAACTGTTGACATGACATATATCAATTAGGGTTATGCTAAAAGTCATTTGAATTAGCTTATATCATGGGAAAGAGGAAATAAATAAGTTTAAACTCTAATTTCTAGTTAAAGTAAAAAGTACTAGTTTGTCTCATAGGAGTGTCTTATGCAATTTACTATTACAGCAATCACTATTCTATAGTTTTGTGATTAACTTTAGTTATTTAGTGGAAGAGTCTTGATATAAATGTGAAGAGTTTTGAAGGTTGGTAATAGTATAATTGAAGAACTGTGTCtgtattgatattttctgtAGTAGGTTGtggattttcaaaatttggagGTTTTTACGTTAAATTCTTGTGTTGGTGACTTATGTTATCTTTTTACTATTCCCTTTGTCTCACTATAAGCATCTTGTATTTTGTTTGGACGTTCCACCTAAAATGAGCCATAATCTTTTTGataaaatataacataatttgttctcttattttattcttcccaCTTACTATCTAAACATCagtttcttaaatctcgtggaAAAAAATGCCTCGTAtatagtgggacggaggaagtattgtttttattttttccaagaATGAATGGACAATTGACTTTCCAGCATTAATGAATTAAGAAACACCGACACCCATTGGTTGATCGTAGGTGGTCACTCATTCTTAACACCAAGCTTTCAGATATTTCTCTATGAAAATGACATCCTATCCTCTAAATGTCGTCCGCATATTGACCGTAGATTCCAGTATTTACGCCAGAAATATATCCTCCCAACAGTAGACCATCATTACTTTTCTTATTCAGCTTATAGATAGATATATTTATGTCGTTGGTGATGGAAATAAATCCCCATGGCAAGTTGATAAGGGTGAGAGTACATGGAAAGTGGTTGTCAAAATTGACTTTTGTTGTTTTCATGTTTCTCATCATATACATATATTTGGCGCCCTAGAAAATGGAGAACCAAATTCTAGTGCAAGAGCCCCTGACAAGCCTTCTCAAGGCTACTTGTTCAGCCACTGCGTTGGTGCCTGTTAGCAACTCAGAACAGATTGCTTCCCTAAACAAGTAAGGAACCATTATTTAATTACACATTTGTAGTTTAAATTTGTTTATTTCCTCTTTCACATGAGTATAACGCTAGCTAATTACCACCTGAAACCAACATTATGCCGATATTAAAGTCCTTCATGAACTCTGCAATTCCAGTTTTTTTTCAGTTACATTCCCACACACACATGATGTCTCGAATCCCCGACCTCAAGGGTGGAGCTACGAAATTTTATTAAAGGGGACATAAATAGGAAATTGTGACAAAATTGAGGGGATAATTACACTGCTTCCATTGTTGCTCGACCTATTGGTTGGAGGGGATCAACTAAGCCGCGAATAGTTATAATCTATCCCCAATTCGAGCGTTTAACTAAACTGTTAGAATAAATAATATCTATAGTCAAGGAATTTCAGGCGGATATGAGAATGAGCGAATCAGCTGATCCACCGTTCGAGATAGCCTACAAGCATCTGCTGGAGAACGTACCCGAAAATGTGCGCCTGCGAAACAGTTTATCGACTGTGGAGGAGTGCGAGCTCCCCTTAATCGATATGCAGCAATTAGGCCTGGGAGAGGCGGAGAGACAGGAATGCAAGAAGCTCATTGCTCGGGCTTCCCAGGAATGGGGTTTCTTCCAGGTCATCAACGATGGAGCTTCTCGCAACGTGCTGGAGAATATGAGAAGCGAGCAAGTGAAGCTGATGAGAAAGTCGTTCCAAGAGAAGAAAGCCTACAAAGATCTGAACTTATCGGATGGAACTTATCGATGGGGCGCGCCTTTGCCTACTTCTCTTAAGCAGCTCTCCTGGTCCGAGGCCTTCCATGTCCAGTTGAGCGATATACTGGACTCCCGCCGCTCCCACAACACCAACCGCCTCaggtttttctttctttctcgtGATCAATTGGATAAGGGCAAACCTAATTTTTCTTGGTATATAGGTCAAGCATGGAGGAATTTGTGTTTGCCATTTGTGAAGTGGCGAAAGAGTTGGCGGAGATACTGGCGGAGGAAATGGGACGTGAGACGGATCTTTTCCAAGAAGCGTGCCTCCCGGAGAGCTGCTACCTCCGGTTGAACAGATACCCGCCTTGCCCAAACTACAGTCACTTGATGGGCTTGATGCCGCACACCGACACTTCCTTCCTCACTGTACTACACCAAGACAACGTCGGAGGGCTGCAGCTCGTCAAAGACGGAAAATGGATCGCCGTCAAACCCAATCCGGATGCCCTCATCATCAACATCGGCGATCTGTTTCAGGTACTACTATTTAAGCATACATAAAAAAGAGAATTTGGGAATGTTATtgattttaatgtgaaattggtaaagtagaagaaagagaaaaaaagaagaagtgattgaagtattgttagtggaaaatgagatccatacttgaattggaggtagaCTAATTTTAAGGGACAAACAATGACATAACTGGACTATTTTTTGGGGATATAGAGAGTATATGAGTTATATTTACCTATGTTGGTGAATTTGATTAGGCATGGAGCAACAACTTGTACAAGAGCGTGGAGCATCGCGTAGTAGTAGCGAATCCGGTGAAGGAGAGGTTCTCCACGGCTTATTTCTTATGTCCGCCAACCGAGACCGTCATTGAGAGCGGCGGAGTTGGAGGAGCTGTTTACCGGAGTTTTAGCTTCGGAGAATACAAGAAGCAGATCGAGTTGGATGTTAAGAACGTTGGCCAGAAAATAGGGCTTCCGAGGTTCCTCTTACCCACTCATTAATTACagattatgtatatatatattagtaataaacaTATATGCGGCTGATCATTAAATAGTTAATTAGATTAATGAAACAAAATATCGGGTATTTAAGGTTTGTTGAACCTAGATAAATGAGGGTTAGGCCCATTCGTTTTGGATGTAGTGACTGTGATATATCCATTTTAAACCAAGTACAGGTacttatatataattaatgttGCTCCTTATTAATCATTTTGTGCCCTAATTTAGGTCCCGAAACCGCCAATGTGGCCTCAAAGTACTTTCTATCAATGGGCATaaaacatcattttctttttcggAAAAGGAACTAGTAACATTGAGGACCATTCATTTTTAGGACTAAGCTAGATTAACTGTGGCAGATTTAGCATTTGAATTTGGAGGTGTGAACATAACACACGAAGATAAAGACGAGTGGCTATGACTGCAGCCTTCCCTCTCTCTAGCTGTGTCTCACTTGGTATCTTGATTATCTTCCTACTTTATTACTCTTTATTTGCTAAGGTATTTTCTTTGTCATACAAAAGAATGGGTTAGGTAAATGcccaaaaaaaagaaggaacTACAAATGAAAACAATCAAAGAATAAGGGCTTGGACTGGCAGAGGGATACATAAATTCCTAGAATTCATAAGTACTAATGCAtgataatagtagtaaaaataaaataaaattgagtaCAATTAATTTGTACCCACTctttagtgtgttaaatggaagcatagaagatgaaataaagtaaattgAAAAGAGGATAAAGTACGAAAGAGTATCactttttatcaaaaataaaaatgacttagTTATCTtggaactttaaatgaaaaatgaaacaaTTAACAAAGAACAAACTACTATTCAGAAGCTTTGAAATTTTAGGATGTTCTATATAAGGTTTCTAAtaatttttatcatttgaatTAATCTTGTTCAATTCATGTCTCATTGAAATTATAAGATTTGAGAAATTATAGTAACAGCGAGAcgaaatatataaaacaaagtAAGTACTTAATAAACAAATGaggtgttgacatttaaataaacaaaattattttgattgtaaaatttaaaagttataaaaatacccaaaatagATATCATTGTGGATTTTTACTATTAAAGATTAGTCCAAATTGAATGTAGCGTTAATGGTTATTGTTGTTTTAGTATACAACTAAACgaagtactactactaaatttTAACACGACTTTTGTCTTATTGAGGCGATCTCCCCTTGTGAAGCAAAAAGAAACTGACACGTGGTTGTTATCTTCAACCAATGAGAAATAGAGAGTATTGTTCaatgatataaatatactacAATAAATTTGATGGCCACAACTCAAAAAGAAGATGCAGTGTGTCAACATGTTTGAATTAATTGAATGTCCAATTTTCTATATGTAGGCCACCAACTTAAAAGGAGGGTGCAGCGTGTAAATGTGTAGATTCTAAGAACAGATGATGATAAAGCCAGGAAGAggaaaaaataatgcaaaatcaTGATGTGAAAATTGATAGCCTCGTAGGTTTGTAAGTATTGTTTTATTAATGGATTGTTTGCAAATTGTCGAGCTTATTAATTTGAATGAtatgtttttaattaaatacctACCAATTggttaatttaataaatttattcagAATGTATACATATAACATATAAAAAGGGCTTTTTGACAAAGAACCAATGAGCAAAAATTTATTCTAGAGAGCCCTATCTGATCGAGTAAGACCATGCATCATGCATGGTCATTTTGTAAAACAGCCAAAATTTATTCCAGAAAGTCCTACCTGATTAGATAGGTGGATTGGTTGGCGCCCGTTAGCCATGTGGTCGTTTTGTATACTGATGTAACAATTGAGAAAAAATTGGACCGTCttaaatttatagtagtattatgaTTTAAAAACTTCATGAAATTAACTGGGATTTGATAAAATTTTTGCAATTGAAATGACTATTAAAATTGACTATTATTTCTTTTGCTTTATATTCTTTGATTCATTTATATCTATATTAATATCAAGCTTTGACATAATAATACAACTAATATTTGTAACAAATATTTTTGCGAATAGTCATCGGTTAGCAGATTTTGTCCAACATTCTGACATATTCATCAAGAATCTCTATTCCGTGTATAGCAACAAAATTCAACCACTATGCAAATCAACAGAATTCAATCATAGCATTATGAGGGACGGATAgagtagtactctctccgtccccaattaattgtcactcttttccatttcggtccgtctcTGAATAATTGTCAcgcttcatttttaccataaataataagtaggtctcacattccactaactcacttcactcacattttaatataaaacaatataaaaagtgggtcgcacattccactaacttttttcaaccaactcttctttacatttcttaaaactcgtgcccggtcaaagagtgacaattaatcggagACGGGgataattattttcaaaaaatgatatcattattattttatgaaaaattctTTCTCATAAGCAACATAAATTCTTAGTTGATTAATAATCGGACTCGAAATTGAAATATTAAGATGTATGCTGCAAACATGGAGCATATATCATCTAAGATTCTAAGTATTTcatctaatttaattatatcttttCAACATCAAAAATTTAACTAGCACATACCTCATTATATTAACAAATACTTCTTCTATATTCCTCAACAATAATTATTTCATCTAATTCAATTATTTGCCTATATTCATATTCATTCAACATTTCCAAATTGATTTCATGAGCTTGAGCTTGAGTCTATCCTAATAATTGGGTTTTGTGGAATATGAGCTTGAGTCTATCATAATAATTGGGCTGATATTTTGCAAGCAACCAAACCATTAATAGGCAAGCCCAATAAGTAAAAAACACATCAGTAATGGCCCATGCCAGTAACCTATTAGTCAGTCTTGTTATAAGACCTTGCAAGTTGCAAATGCATTTGGTAACTTAAAAATTGACCCAATCTAGGATTTTTAATTTCCATATATGACCTTAAAAAATGACATTGTTTGTTAGTCAACCCCAGTTTTCCACTTATATTTTACCGCCCCATATGCCATCTCTGGCAATCCAACCCTCCTTAAGACCTTAACCCAAGAGAATGAGGGGGAAAGTGATTAATTGTTCTCCAAAATAATTGCTAGTTTGTCTATATTTCTCTATTTGTTACTAATATGATCGTTTGACGAATGGCCCTTGGAATTCTCACCTTTAATCCAATGTTTTGGTGAATTTGGAATCTTGTCATGTAGTGAAGCAGGTCAGGTCAGGTCAGGTCTCTCTTGATTTTAGGAATCTGATACTCATACCAGCAACCTAATTTGTGCATCACTCTTTGTCTAGTGTTTTTTTAGTGAAAAccttttatgttttaaattttttcgtacaaacaaataaaatcagagGGGAGTTTGAAAGAACATTTGATATTTGTGAGCAAAAGTATAATGAACAGCTACTGTGATTATTTTGTACTACTTGCATAAAGTGTTGTGTCTAACACTCCCTCCACTGGTGGTGTTTCTCTATCGACATAAAATCGCACTAACGAAAGAGGTGGAGAGGTGAGAAGAAAGGtggaaaagttaaaaaaaaaggcAATTTTTTTTGTGCCACTCCACTGCATTTGTTCCAAAATATGCTAAACTCACATAAAAAAGGATATGTTTTTCTATGCATTCTTCCATCCCTGTCTTAGTGCTCTCTGTTGTTGCCCACACTTAATATATATTTGGTTGGTAACTCTCACAAAAAAGGTGATGAAATCCTCTGATTTTGATCCTAGGTCGTCCCTTTCTGCCAAAAGTTTtaattctttctttcttcttttttgttttgCATCACAACCCACATATACAGggttataccacttgcatgacataattctgcaaacggggatACATACTCatcacctctatcacttcgaacacacttaattcgacaattaagttgattttcggcttcatttttgaagtctttaaacgcttcaattgtctcatctttacttcttaataagtaaaggtaacaataccttgtgcaatcatctataaatgtgatgaagtactttttaccacctctagtttgcataaattttaaatcgcatacgtctgtatggattaactctagaggtttttgtgctccgttctaccgagtgaaacggtagcttggtcatttttgcttcaacacagacttcacatttcttttgtgagttaaactcgtgaacttttagtaaatcaaaattcactaatctttttatagcatttagatttacatgtcccagtctattatgccataaatcagagctttcaagcaaataaaaggatgtgtcatcttccttattgcttattctttttccacggtgaatgaccgtaacgttcatctcaaaaagcccattcactaggtgaccttcacctatgaacttttcatacttggttaatataaccttttcacactcaaattctactgaaaatccatgatttactagaagtgagactgacaccaaattatttcggatgtctgggacatgcagcacatccttaagggtaagaacctttcctGATCCtgattttaggaacacattacctacaccaaccaccttagaagaggcttggtttcccatacgtacttttctacatcctaacagatttgtaagtaaaaaaatacttctcttggagcacacatgacatgtggcaccagtatcaacaaaccattcatttagattattaccatggtccacgtcggagaccattgcgatcacctcgtgatctttgttgtttataacaacacgttcaaataatttgcacagtattgtttccattaataagtacacaattatattgaaccatatgtgcattggtatattcaataACCTATGCAtctcaattactactaccaagtctaaattggtcttgcttgtcagaTGGCAAACGATAAACACCATTCTCAAGataatagatctcaaggaattaaccactccatagTGCATCGACATGATTTTAGCAAGAGtacaatatctcgtcttgcgcTTGTTGGAATATTGTAGCCTTTTACACgggcaaactcttgctattacaaaagaacctAACTAGAAAGTAAATAAAACGAAGTAAGTACAATAAAaagaacaagatgcaaactatagtcttcttcaagtcgagtcgaggtatccctctctccgcaagacgagatacgtcccggctagtgctcacggattggtgCAACGTCTCCAAAGATGAAACAACTTTCCTCCtaccgagttgaagcacctcaaactcgtaggctccgacgaacttgaattggaggcgagaaccgagcaatgcaatgctcctaagatgcacactagaatgtagagactagagagagtagagagaatgatttgttggtgtgttttcatctcccaaaactccacctatttataggctagagaAAGCACTTGAAAGGCCTTGCAATCAAGTTATCTCTTTATGTATTTGGGGTTACCTAAGATGAAAGGTCATAGGTCTTGGCCACATCAAAAGTCTCCCACATTTTCCACATGTTTCCAACAGTACTTGGTAGAGTTGTGGTGATCTTGGTCACGAGTTTCGAACTACGCTACTCACTGAGAGATTTTCGATCATAATCCGCAAACACGATCAAGCAGGATTAGTTGGATTCCACCCAAAAGACCGGTTCAATACTTACgtgttataataaaaaatactataataattaaatttttacaCGACTTTAGTCTTATTGAGGCGGTCTCCCCCTTGTGAAGCAAAAAGAAACTGACACGTGGTTGTTTCCTTCAACCtacgagaaagagagagtaaggccatccacaacgctgttcctataccgttcctaaaccgttccttaaactactatttgcgggccccactgtactttttttactctattccttaactaaggaacggaacctgcaaccctccgttccttaccgttccttaaccgttccttaaattactattcattcaatttcattttttttatttccaactcaattcaattaaaaaacacactttattaaaaacacacaacattaaaaaaaattacaacttaaacttaaaaaaaaaaaaacacacaattaaaatcctaaaaaaataaaaaacacacaattgatttaggaagaatagatgtgtagttgtgtgtgaaatgtggatgaattaggagtatttatagaataagaaaattaaaaaaaaaattaaaaaaaattaaaaaacggtataaaaaacggtaatattacccttaattttttttttattaaattgatttttttttaaaaataattattgcatCAGCACGTGACGtcacccactcgcgggccggcgagtgggagtCACGCACGACGCTGggagagccacgtcgccgaagcgcgtggcggcacggaccgtgccgctggtcgtgccgtcggcacccggcacggcttGGGAACGGCTCCTCGACGACACCATGcaccgcaacgcgttccgctgcgaagtcgttccggcggaacggcccgcggaacgccggcggcccgcgttgcgggtgctctaatgttcaatgatataaatataatactccgttcacaaaaaatagaccATATTGTGAATtacacgggttttaatatggaattggtaaagtagaagagaaaggaaaaaagtaagagagaagtagtgctAGTGGAATGTTGagttcatattattagtagtgtttaattgtGTTAGGTAACAAATGTGGGGTCCTTTTTCAAACTTGGTCTATTTTTCGTGAAcaacaaaaaatgataaatgtcgtctatttttcgtggatggaTGGAACACTTTGACGGCCACAAACTGAAAAAGAAGATGCATTGTGGAAACGTGTTTGAATTAATTGAATGTCCAATTTCCTATATGTACAATAAATTTGATGGCCATAAACATAAAAGGAAGGTGCAGTGTGTAAATGTGAAGATTCTAAGCATAGATGATGATAAATTCATGAAGAGGAAAAGAATAATGCAAAATCATGCCTGTGAAAATTGATAGTTTGTAAGTATTGTTTTGCAAACTGTCGAgcttaaaaatttgaattatatgTTTTTTGATTAAATACCTACCAATTTgttaattttatcaattcaagAGAGTCTTATCTGATCGGAGAGGTCTGTTAGCCATTCTTTATTGATCTCTATACCGGGATCATATCCTAGATTCGTAGTAATTCAACCATAACACATACAACACATAAGAGATGATttaccaacctccatccatagCTTAAATTTGATGTAGGGTAGTATTCCACGGTTTTGATGTTTCCCCTATAAGCTGCGGTTGATGTTATCGTCTCTTGGCCTTCCTTTACTCGATTCTTTTGATGGAGAAGAATCTTATATGT
Proteins encoded in this window:
- the LOC121740936 gene encoding gibberellin 2-beta-dioxygenase 8-like yields the protein MRMSESADPPFEIAYKHLLENVPENVRLRNSLSTVEECELPLIDMQQLGLGEAERQECKKLIARASQEWGFFQVINDGASRNVLENMRSEQVKLMRKSFQEKKAYKDLNLSDGTYRWGAPLPTSLKQLSWSEAFHVQLSDILDSRRSHNTNRLRSSMEEFVFAICEVAKELAEILAEEMGRETDLFQEACLPESCYLRLNRYPPCPNYSHLMGLMPHTDTSFLTVLHQDNVGGLQLVKDGKWIAVKPNPDALIINIGDLFQAWSNNLYKSVEHRVVVANPVKERFSTAYFLCPPTETVIESGGVGGAVYRSFSFGEYKKQIELDVKNVGQKIGLPRFLLPTH